In the genome of Salinispirillum sp. LH 10-3-1, one region contains:
- a CDS encoding phosphate ABC transporter substrate-binding protein PstS family protein — MNFKKTLLAGAFAGAAALSLNAAADVDPNLPDYARASGVSGNLTSIGSDTLNNLMTLWAEEFAKFYPNVNVQIQGAGSGTAPPAITEGTAQLAPMSRAMRQSEIQSFEARHGYEPYALPVAIDMLAVYVNRDNPLSCLSLPQVDAIFSATRLGNYPNDITRWGQVGMTGAWQNRDFALYSRNAVSGTYGFFKDNALFGGDFKSSINEQPGSSSVVQGVTESINGIGYSGIGYRTPGVKVLDLAAEHGGNCVEASAENAGTGEYPLARFLYVYINKNPNRDLDPLMREFVKMLYSKEGQEVVNRDGFVPVTNTIGQRVLSDLGIN, encoded by the coding sequence ATGAACTTCAAGAAGACACTGCTGGCTGGCGCGTTCGCCGGTGCCGCTGCGTTGAGCCTGAATGCGGCTGCAGACGTAGACCCTAACCTGCCTGATTATGCACGCGCTTCTGGTGTATCTGGCAACCTGACGTCTATCGGTTCAGACACACTGAACAACTTGATGACGCTGTGGGCTGAAGAATTCGCTAAGTTCTACCCGAACGTGAATGTGCAGATTCAAGGTGCTGGTTCCGGTACTGCGCCGCCAGCAATCACTGAAGGCACAGCTCAGTTGGCACCCATGAGCCGTGCGATGCGTCAATCTGAAATCCAGTCGTTCGAAGCACGTCACGGCTATGAGCCTTACGCTCTGCCTGTGGCTATCGACATGCTGGCGGTATACGTAAACCGTGATAACCCACTGAGCTGCCTGTCTTTGCCACAAGTAGACGCCATCTTCTCTGCAACGCGTCTGGGTAACTACCCGAACGACATTACGCGTTGGGGCCAAGTAGGCATGACGGGTGCATGGCAGAACCGTGACTTCGCTTTGTACAGCCGTAACGCGGTATCAGGTACCTACGGGTTCTTCAAAGACAACGCCCTGTTCGGCGGTGACTTCAAATCAAGCATCAACGAACAGCCTGGTTCTTCTTCTGTGGTACAGGGTGTTACTGAGTCGATCAACGGCATCGGTTACTCAGGTATCGGCTACCGTACGCCTGGCGTGAAAGTCTTGGATCTTGCTGCAGAGCACGGCGGTAACTGTGTAGAAGCATCGGCAGAGAACGCAGGCACTGGCGAATACCCGTTGGCTCGCTTCCTGTACGTTTACATCAACAAAAACCCGAACCGCGATCTGGACCCTCTGATGCGCGAATTCGTGAAGATGTTGTACTCCAAAGAAGGCCAGGAAGTGGTTAACCGTGACGGTTTCGTACCAGTCACCAACACCATTGGTCAGCGCGTACTGTCGGATCTTGGTATTAACTAA
- a CDS encoding ABC transporter ATP-binding protein, whose product MSAPETKPLQITHLRKAFREVTALSDISLSLEAGQVLALLGPSGCGKTTLLRCIAGLLEPDDGAIYIGGQQTNGAGKHLPPEARHLGMVFQDYALWPHMSVAENVAFPLEMRNVAKADRGERVEWALQTVGLAAFADRSPDTLSGGQQQRVALARAIVGQPKLLLMDEPLSNLDKGLRESLAMDIRRLINDLNLAAVFVTHDQHEAFALADQIAVMQEGQLQQITSPQELYDAPANPGIARFLDAGTLLNGIADKDGIVLDDDQTRLPLVAENGYTGPVTLLLPRKALTLNHQPDYLSLDATLSSLIFQGEHYSLRAELSPEVEVFLHSRQPRAIGQPLTLYLDPNALMAWTGEQTPLAIKQFTSATARLRSVAHS is encoded by the coding sequence ATGTCGGCACCTGAAACCAAACCACTTCAAATCACCCATCTGCGCAAGGCGTTCCGCGAAGTCACTGCGTTGAGCGACATCAGCCTGTCCCTCGAAGCAGGACAGGTGCTTGCCCTGCTAGGCCCTTCGGGCTGCGGCAAAACGACCTTGCTACGCTGTATTGCCGGCTTGCTGGAGCCGGATGACGGTGCGATTTACATCGGCGGTCAACAAACTAATGGCGCAGGCAAGCACCTACCCCCCGAGGCCCGGCACCTCGGCATGGTATTTCAAGACTACGCCTTATGGCCGCACATGAGCGTGGCTGAGAACGTCGCCTTCCCGTTGGAAATGCGCAACGTAGCTAAGGCAGACCGTGGTGAGCGTGTGGAATGGGCTTTGCAAACTGTCGGTTTGGCAGCCTTTGCCGACCGCTCACCCGATACACTGTCTGGCGGCCAGCAACAGCGCGTTGCACTGGCTCGTGCCATTGTCGGGCAGCCCAAGTTGCTGTTGATGGATGAGCCCTTGTCGAACCTCGATAAAGGCTTGCGCGAATCCTTGGCGATGGATATTCGCCGCTTGATCAACGATTTAAACTTAGCTGCGGTATTCGTGACCCACGACCAGCATGAAGCCTTTGCACTGGCCGATCAGATCGCCGTCATGCAAGAAGGCCAGTTGCAGCAAATCACCAGCCCACAAGAACTCTACGACGCACCGGCTAACCCTGGCATTGCACGCTTTCTTGATGCCGGTACCTTGCTCAACGGCATTGCGGATAAAGACGGCATCGTACTCGACGACGACCAGACCCGCCTGCCACTTGTCGCAGAAAACGGCTACACCGGCCCGGTCACCTTGCTGTTACCGCGTAAAGCACTGACCTTAAATCACCAACCGGATTACCTGTCGCTGGACGCCACGCTCAGCAGTCTCATATTTCAGGGCGAGCACTACAGTTTGCGCGCCGAATTGAGCCCTGAAGTCGAAGTGTTTTTGCACAGCCGCCAGCCACGTGCCATCGGCCAACCCTTGACACTTTACCTCGACCCAAATGCCCTGATGGCCTGGACCGGAGAACAAACACCGCTGGCCATCAAGCAGTTCACCAGTGCGACGGCGCGCTTGCGCTCCGTAGCGCACTCATAA
- a CDS encoding ABC transporter substrate-binding protein — translation MKKLLQTVSIVGALTASLTVSAQTLTVYSAGPGNLINNLAADFQTETGIRVNVFQGTTGQVMARLEAERGNPLADVVVSASWQSAVDLKEQGDLLAYTSPNATNVPDFLKDTHYVAQGVSALAMVWNRNSSTPMPSEWADLTDPAYRNEVTMPNPAESGTAFELVTGLITANGEEDTWGLLGALNENGMIVPGPNARALNPVLQGAKSVVFGAVDYIALGQQQNGEAIEVIFPASGTVAAPRPMMIMNYSQQQDAAKQFIDFVLSEQGQKRVADVYLMPARTDIAALRPGLNELKLIDVDAFAMNERRADILVRFRRVMGQ, via the coding sequence ATGAAGAAGTTACTACAGACGGTTTCCATTGTCGGCGCGTTAACCGCGTCACTCACCGTGTCGGCGCAAACCCTCACCGTATACAGTGCGGGCCCCGGCAACCTGATCAACAATCTGGCGGCGGATTTCCAAACGGAAACGGGTATTCGTGTCAACGTATTCCAAGGCACCACCGGCCAAGTCATGGCACGCCTGGAGGCCGAGCGCGGCAACCCTTTGGCTGATGTCGTGGTGTCCGCCTCATGGCAGTCTGCGGTCGACCTGAAAGAACAGGGTGACCTGTTGGCTTACACCTCACCCAACGCCACCAATGTGCCTGATTTCCTGAAGGACACACACTACGTAGCGCAGGGTGTATCGGCTCTGGCTATGGTGTGGAACCGTAACAGCAGCACGCCGATGCCCAGCGAGTGGGCCGATCTGACCGATCCGGCCTACCGCAATGAAGTCACCATGCCCAACCCTGCGGAATCCGGCACAGCTTTTGAGCTGGTCACCGGCTTGATCACCGCCAATGGGGAAGAAGATACCTGGGGCCTACTGGGTGCTCTGAACGAAAACGGTATGATCGTACCCGGCCCTAACGCACGCGCGTTGAACCCGGTCTTGCAGGGTGCGAAGTCAGTGGTCTTTGGTGCGGTCGACTACATCGCTCTGGGCCAGCAGCAAAACGGCGAGGCCATTGAAGTCATCTTCCCGGCCAGCGGCACCGTCGCGGCCCCGCGCCCCATGATGATCATGAACTACAGCCAGCAGCAGGATGCCGCAAAACAATTCATCGACTTTGTACTGTCGGAGCAAGGCCAGAAGCGTGTCGCTGATGTCTATCTGATGCCAGCGCGAACCGACATTGCTGCATTGCGCCCCGGTTTGAACGAACTGAAACTGATTGATGTCGATGCTTTCGCCATGAACGAGCGTCGTGCTGACATTCTGGTACGTTTCCGTCGCGTAATGGGTCAGTAA
- a CDS encoding iron ABC transporter permease, which produces MSIFSSDLSMPRAGSRRLKVDARQLVLWLTTAALLLLVALPLAYVLLQAIFPQITRGRFDGAFSLFIPTLNDPELLRLLRNTLQLGVAVVIGCAALAVPLGALRALTRVPGGALWDVIFLVPFLIPPYIAALAWMMTLQPRGYMQQLTGLQADSFLFSFWGITFVMILNVFPVVYFAVSRTLLAVGGRYAAVGRVSGAGPWQAFWRLTLPLSIPGIAASLLLVFALSIEEFGTPATLGAQANYYVLVTGIHQRFSDWPIDMPGAAILSLLLVMLAMGAFYLQHWLVTRRSYVSVTGKPMAFEPIELGVWRWPVIILFVLVGFISVGVPILSALATASTGTISGGLAWDNLSTRHFETLFNDRFGALRALSTSLGLATGAALATGVLGALIGYLVVRAKTRGHQVLDFLSLLPNTMPAIVVAVGLILAWNQTFWPIPIYNTAAILLIAYTCLLLPYPVRYASASFRQMSENLEAAARVSGAGFVRMFWRVLLPALAPSLLVSMLLVFAIASRELVASLMVAPAGMVTVSTFVFGQFEQGSPGVGMAMSVVAIFSTTALLLAVTAFSRKKLPFAG; this is translated from the coding sequence ATGTCGATCTTCAGTTCAGACTTGTCCATGCCCCGTGCGGGCAGCCGTCGACTGAAGGTCGACGCTCGACAACTGGTTTTGTGGCTGACCACGGCAGCTCTGCTGCTGTTGGTCGCCCTGCCGTTGGCTTATGTTTTGTTGCAAGCGATCTTTCCGCAGATTACGCGCGGTCGATTCGACGGTGCATTCAGTCTCTTTATACCGACACTGAATGACCCCGAACTGCTTCGCTTGCTGCGTAATACATTGCAGCTCGGTGTCGCCGTTGTCATTGGTTGTGCAGCACTGGCTGTTCCACTGGGAGCTTTACGCGCCTTAACTCGAGTGCCCGGTGGCGCGCTATGGGACGTGATCTTTCTCGTCCCCTTTCTTATTCCTCCCTATATCGCTGCGCTAGCGTGGATGATGACGTTGCAGCCGCGCGGCTATATGCAGCAGTTGACCGGTCTACAAGCCGACAGCTTCCTCTTTTCTTTTTGGGGCATCACCTTTGTGATGATCCTGAATGTGTTCCCGGTGGTGTATTTCGCCGTTTCTCGCACCCTGTTAGCGGTTGGCGGGCGCTACGCTGCGGTCGGGCGGGTCAGTGGTGCAGGTCCGTGGCAAGCATTTTGGCGCCTCACGCTGCCATTATCCATTCCCGGCATCGCTGCCAGCTTGCTATTGGTGTTCGCCTTATCGATTGAAGAGTTTGGCACGCCCGCTACGCTCGGTGCGCAAGCCAACTACTATGTGCTGGTGACCGGTATTCATCAACGCTTCTCGGACTGGCCAATCGACATGCCCGGCGCGGCGATTTTGTCTCTGCTGCTGGTGATGCTCGCCATGGGTGCATTTTATTTACAACATTGGCTGGTAACACGGCGTTCATACGTTTCGGTGACCGGAAAACCCATGGCTTTCGAGCCGATTGAACTGGGTGTGTGGCGCTGGCCGGTGATTATTCTCTTCGTGCTCGTCGGTTTTATTTCGGTTGGGGTGCCTATATTGTCTGCTCTGGCCACGGCATCGACCGGCACCATCAGTGGTGGGCTGGCGTGGGACAACCTTTCAACTCGCCATTTCGAGACGCTGTTCAACGACCGTTTTGGTGCCTTGCGCGCGCTGTCCACCAGCCTTGGGCTCGCCACTGGGGCTGCCTTGGCGACTGGCGTACTGGGAGCCCTGATTGGTTACTTGGTGGTACGGGCAAAAACACGCGGGCATCAGGTGTTGGATTTCCTATCGCTGTTACCCAATACCATGCCCGCGATTGTGGTGGCTGTAGGTCTCATTCTGGCATGGAACCAAACCTTCTGGCCCATCCCGATCTACAATACTGCGGCTATCCTGCTGATTGCCTATACGTGCTTGTTGCTACCCTACCCAGTGCGCTACGCCAGTGCCAGCTTCCGCCAAATGAGTGAAAACCTGGAGGCCGCCGCGCGGGTCAGCGGCGCGGGATTTGTGCGCATGTTCTGGCGCGTGTTGCTGCCTGCTTTAGCGCCCAGCTTACTGGTTTCCATGTTACTGGTTTTCGCCATCGCCTCACGCGAACTGGTAGCCTCCTTAATGGTGGCCCCTGCGGGCATGGTCACAGTTTCAACTTTTGTATTTGGCCAGTTTGAGCAGGGTTCACCCGGCGTGGGGATGGCCATGAGTGTGGTGGCCATTTTTTCGACCACGGCTCTCTTGCTTGCCGTCACAGCCTTCAGTCGTAAAAAGCT